ATTGGCTTGCGCGATTCGCTCGGCGAGCAGGAACTTGTGGTATGAGCGGATGGCCGAGATGTTTCGTGCAACCGAGCTTGCTTCGAGGCCAATGTCGTGCAATTCTTCGATGAACTGCCGGATGTGGTCGGGCGTGGCTTCTTCGGGCTTCACCTGTTGCCCCTGCAAATGGGCGAGGTAGCGTCCGAGGTCGTTCAGGTAAGACTCTCTGGTGTTGCCTGAAAAGTTGCGCTCGATGGTGAGGTAGTTCAGAAAGGTATCGAGCGTTCCGCGCCACGGTTCTTGAAGTGCGGGCATTTTCAGCTCTCCGTTTTCCGGAAACGTACGGCAAAACCTCCGTCGAACCCTTCGTGTGCGCCGGGCAACGTCAGTCGCGATTGTTCAGCTACGAACTCGGGGTGGCGTTTCAGGAAGGCCTCGGCCTGCTGTTCGTTCTCCTCGGGTTCGACCGAGCAGGTGGCGTAGACGAGCACGCCGCCGGCCGGGAGCAGCGAAGCTGCGTGGTCAAGCATCGCGGCTTGCAGCTCGACCAGCTCCCAGAGCTTTTCGGGCGTGGTGCGCCAGCGCAGCTCAGCGCGGCGGCCCAGCACGCCGGTGCCGGTGCAGGGCGCGTCGAGCAGGACGGTATCCACAGCCCCTTCCAGCTCGAACGTCAGCGCGTCGCCCTCTCGCGGCTCGATGATGGTGATGCCGAGTGCCTGCGCATTCGATGCGAGGCGTTCGACTTTGGCGGGCGTGCGGTCGAGGGCGATGATGCGCCCGCGATTCTGCATCAGTTCGGCCATGAAGGTCGATTTGCCGCCCGGCGCGGCGCATAAATCGACCACCGTGCTGCCCGGTTGCGGTGCAGCGAGCAGGCAAGCGAGTCCCTGCGTCGGGTTTTGTACGCTGACGACGCCATCTCGCAGCAGCGGCTCCATGCGGTCGAATGACTTCGAGAAAAAGAAGCTGCCGAGCCCTTCGTCGTCTGAAACCCGCTTCGCATCCGAAAGCTCAGGTGTGGCGAGCAGCGTCTCGGGATCGGACTTCAGCAGGTTGATCCGGTAGGCGGTTGCGGGCGGCTGGTTCCCGTAGGCGAGCATCTTTGCAGCGGTTTCAGCTCCGTAGTTGGCGATCCATCGGCTGGTCAGCCACTCCGGGTAGGAGTACAGGATCGACAGTCGTTTGGCTTCGGGCAAGTCGGCCGTCCAGCCTTCCAGATCGATTGTCGCCTTCGAGAGGTTGCGCAACAGGCCGTTGACCAGCTTTGCCAGATGTTCGCCCTTGAATTTGCGGGCGAGTTTGACCGATTCGTTCACCGCTGCCGAGCGGGGCACGCGGTCGAGGTGCAGGAGCTGGTACACGCCAAGCCGCAGGATGTGCTTGAGCACTTCGGCGGCCTTCGCATAATCGTGCCGGTAAAATCGTTCGATCACGAAGTCGCATTGCAGCCGGTATTTCAGGGTGCCTGCAACCAGCTCTCGCGCAAGCGCACGGTCGTTTCGCTCAAGGCTGGAGCGTTCGAGCATCCGGTTGAGCAGCTCTTCGGATTTCTTCATTCCGTCGAGGTCGATGAGGACGCGGAGGGCGATTTCACGTGCGGTCATAGGCGGAGAATGCTGGGCGGTGTTTTTCCTGAAAGCGGGTGGCAACTGCTTGTAAAATAGCATCCCCTGTCGTAGATTCCTGAAACTTGAACGTTCTTTTTCAGATTTCGAGCTATCATCCAGAAAGGCGGAGGGACTGGCCCTGCGAAGCCTTGGCAACCTTCATATCACCTATGAGAGGTGCCAAATCCATCCCGGAGGAATTCCGGGAAAGATGATGTATGCATCCCCGTTGAGTTCATACTTCTCTTCATCGCTTCCCCTCGGTATAACCGATCCCTCACTTACCCCTGCTGCGCGAGAGCTTCAAACCATCGATTTTTAGCCATGACCAAGGACAACAGCTACCGGTTCGAGACTTTGCAGGTCCACGCCGGTCAGGAGCCCGATCCGGTGACCGGATCGCGAGCGGTGCCGATTTACCAGACCACGTCGTATGTGTTCGAGAATGCCGAGCACGGGGCCGATCTGTTCGCGCTTCGCAAGCCGGGCAACATCTACACGCGCCTGATGAACCCGACCACCGATGTGCTCGAAAAGCGCATGGCAGCGCTCGAAGGGGGCAAGGCGGCCCTCGGCGTGGCGAGCGGCCACTCGGCGCAGTTCATCACCATCGCCACCATCTGTCAGGCGGGTGACAACATCGTTTCGTCAAGCTCTCTGTACGGCGGCACCTACAACCAGTTCAAGGTGGCGTTCAAGCGTCTCGGTATCGAGGTGAAGTTCGTGGACGTCAACGATCCGGAGGCGTTCAGGCGTGCTATCGACGAGAACACCAAGGCGCTGTACATGGAGTCGATCGGCAACCCGGCGTTCAACGTGCCCGATTTTGACGCGGTGGCCGCAATCGCGCGCGAGAACGGGATTCCGCTTATTGTCGATAATACCTTCGGCTGCGCGGGTTATCTCTGTCGCCCGATCGATCACGGCGCGTCCATCGTCGTCGAGTCGGCTACGAAATGGATCGGCGGGCACGGTACCTCGATGGGTGGTATCATCGTCGATGCGGGCACGTTCGACTGGGGCAATGGCAAGTTTCCGCTCTTCACGGAGCCTTCGGAAGGGTACCACGGTCTGAAGTTTTACGAAGCGGTCGGCGATCTGGCCTTCATCGCGCGGGCGCGGGTCGAGGGGCTGCGGGACTTCGGCCCGGCGATCAGCCCGTTCAACTCCTTCATGCTGTTGCAGGGCCTCGAAACCCTCTCGCTCCGCGTTGAGCGTCACCTCGACAACACGCTCGCATTGGCCCGCTGGCTCCAGTCGCACGACGCGGTCGCTTGGGTGAACTATCCGGGTCTCGAAAGCCATCCGACCCACGAGCTGGCCAAAAAATACCTCACGCACGGTTTCGGTTGCGTGCTTACCTTCGGTGTGAAGGGTGGCTACGAAAAAGCGGTGAAATTCATCGACAGCGTGAAGCTGGCCAGCCACCTGGCCAACGTTGGCGACGCCAAGACGCTGGTGATTCATCCCGCTTCGACGACGCATCAGCAGCTCAGCGCCGAAGAGCAGAAGTCGGCGGGCGTGACTGAGGACATGGTTCGCGTGTCGGTCGGCATCGAGCATATCGATGACATCAAGGCTGATTTCAGCCAGGCATTCGAGAATTTAGCATGACCCAGATGGAGTATATACCGATCATTTCCGACAGTACCAGCTCCTTCAAATCATACGATCCTTTCCCGCTCGAACTGGGTGGAGAGCTGCCGGAATTGAAGATTGCCTATCGAACCTGGGGCACGTTGAACGCACAGAAAAGCAACGTCATTCTCGTCTGCCACGCCCTGACCGGCAACGCCGATGCAGATAGCTGGTGGCGCGGCATGTTCGGCGAGGGCAAGGCTTTCGACGAGACGAAGGATTTCATCATCTGCAGCAACGTGATCGGGAGCTGCTACGGCTCGACCGGGCCGCTGTCGCTCAATCCGAAGAGCGGCAAGCGGTACGGGCCAGATTTCCCGCGCATCACCATTCGAGACATGGTCGCCGCGCAGCGCCTGCTGTTGCAGTCGTTTGGTATCGAGAAGATCAAGCTCGTGATCGGCGCGTCGCTTGGCGGGATGCAGGTGCTCGAATGGGGCGCGATGTATCCGGAGATGGCCGGG
This portion of the Chlorobaculum parvum NCIB 8327 genome encodes:
- a CDS encoding O-acetylhomoserine aminocarboxypropyltransferase/cysteine synthase family protein, translated to MTKDNSYRFETLQVHAGQEPDPVTGSRAVPIYQTTSYVFENAEHGADLFALRKPGNIYTRLMNPTTDVLEKRMAALEGGKAALGVASGHSAQFITIATICQAGDNIVSSSSLYGGTYNQFKVAFKRLGIEVKFVDVNDPEAFRRAIDENTKALYMESIGNPAFNVPDFDAVAAIARENGIPLIVDNTFGCAGYLCRPIDHGASIVVESATKWIGGHGTSMGGIIVDAGTFDWGNGKFPLFTEPSEGYHGLKFYEAVGDLAFIARARVEGLRDFGPAISPFNSFMLLQGLETLSLRVERHLDNTLALARWLQSHDAVAWVNYPGLESHPTHELAKKYLTHGFGCVLTFGVKGGYEKAVKFIDSVKLASHLANVGDAKTLVIHPASTTHQQLSAEEQKSAGVTEDMVRVSVGIEHIDDIKADFSQAFENLA
- the rsmB gene encoding 16S rRNA (cytosine(967)-C(5))-methyltransferase RsmB translates to MTAREIALRVLIDLDGMKKSEELLNRMLERSSLERNDRALARELVAGTLKYRLQCDFVIERFYRHDYAKAAEVLKHILRLGVYQLLHLDRVPRSAAVNESVKLARKFKGEHLAKLVNGLLRNLSKATIDLEGWTADLPEAKRLSILYSYPEWLTSRWIANYGAETAAKMLAYGNQPPATAYRINLLKSDPETLLATPELSDAKRVSDDEGLGSFFFSKSFDRMEPLLRDGVVSVQNPTQGLACLLAAPQPGSTVVDLCAAPGGKSTFMAELMQNRGRIIALDRTPAKVERLASNAQALGITIIEPREGDALTFELEGAVDTVLLDAPCTGTGVLGRRAELRWRTTPEKLWELVELQAAMLDHAASLLPAGGVLVYATCSVEPEENEQQAEAFLKRHPEFVAEQSRLTLPGAHEGFDGGFAVRFRKTES